The Caldalkalibacillus thermarum genome includes the window AAACAATATACAGAAATCAAGTAACGGAAGCTGGAGGAAGAGTCATGACGCAAATAATAGGGATCATGGGGGCCATGAAGGAAGAGATCGAACTTTTTCTTAAAGCCATGGCCGATATTCAAGAAAAACAGCGGGCGGAGATTACGTTTTATCAGGGACGCATGCACGAAAAAGACGTTATATTGTGCCAGTCCGGGGTGGGAAAGGTGAATGCCAGTGTCTGCACCCAGATCTTGATTGATGATTATGATGTGGATTACATTATTTTTACCGGAGTGGCCGGCGGCGTTGACCCTCAGCTCAATATTGGCGATATTGTCATCTCTACCGAATGTCAGCAGCATGATATTGATGCCTCTCCTGTTGGTTTTAAAAAAGGGGAAATTCCATTTGCTGAGACATCGGTTTTTAAAGCAGATCCATTCCTGATCCGGCTGGCGGAAAGTTACCGCCCTGAAGAGGACACCGTCCAGATTGTTAAAGGAAAAATTTTGTCCGGGGATCAATTTATAGCCGATCCTGAGCATGTCGAACAGTTATATCACATGTTTAACGGAAGTTGTGTGGAAATGGAAGGTGCAGCGGTGGCTCAAGTGTGCCATCTGAACCAGGTTCCGTTTGTGATCATTCGCTCTTTATCCGATAAAGCAGACCGGAAAGCAAACATTAATTTCGCTGAGTTTACCAAAGTGGCTGCCCGGCGCTCCTATGAGCTGGTTGACCATATGCTCAAACATTGGCAAACGGTCTCAACAGCCTGATTGTTTGGTTAACAAAATAGGTAAACAGCACCGTGAACACATAAGAAGGGATGGCTTGCTGAAGCCATCCCTTTGGTTTTATGCACTTCATTGTTGCCGTTATCACCACCGTCCTGCTGTTCATTCCCACCATCGCCATTTCCATTTCCTTCTCTAGGAGGCTTTCCGTTCCCGTTTCCATTTCCGTTGCCATCTCCATTGCCTGGTTTAGGATCGTTGTCGTTGCCATCTCCATTGCCTCCCCTGCCATCCCGGTTTCCATCACCGGGTGGCTCAGGTTCTGCTGGAGGTGGCCCGGTCACTTTGACACGGACGGCTTTGGAAGGGGGTGATTCCCCAGCACGGTTGACAGCGGTGACATAGAACCAGTAATCACCAGCATCTGCCAACGAGGTATGGGTATAGCTGGTGCCGTGGGTTTGCCCTAACGGCTTGAACGGTCCTTGTGCATTGGCAGCATAGTAAACCTGATAATATTCTACTTGTTCATCGCCAGGATTGGCTTGCCAGCTCAGTTGTACAGACAGCTCACCGCCCTGACCATTCAGGCCGGCCGGTTGGGACGGGGGATCCGGCAGGAAGAATTGATCGGGATCTTGGGCATTGCTGACGGCGATGGCAGACGGTTCAGATTCCTGGCCAGCTATGTCAACGGCAGTTACATAATAGGCATAATCACGTCCGGATACGGTGTTGTCTTGATACACAGTCTCTTCATGCAAAAGCACGCTGGCAATATGCTTAAATTGGCCGTCATCTCCAGCACGGTACACCCGGTACCCGGCTAAGTCAGATTCATTCACTTTGCTCCAGGAGACTGTGATGCCACCTCCGCTCCGCTTAGCCTGGACATTGTCAGGCGCTGCAGGCACTTTCCCATTCTCCTGGCGGGGGTCTTCTTCTGCAGGCGCCCTGATTTCCCAATCCAACGGTTTATAGCGCTCGGACCAGCCGGGAGGATAATTAATCTTTTCAGTTAAGACATAGATCCCTTTCTCTACAAGGTCATCAGGGGTAGTTGCTTTGGCCAGGTATCGTTGATCATTCACAGTAATGATCCGTGCTTCAACCACCCGGTCATCTGTTTTGGTTGGCACAAATTTGGCATTGAAATAATCCGTCACCAGCCAGGCCTGTTGCTGACACAATTTAGAAGGTAACAGACCAGACTTGGAACAAACGGTCCGCCTCACAATCCCTTCCGGCTGCTTGAACCGGGCTTGGGCATCGACCAATTCAGGACGGATGTCTCTCACCGTTTGAATCAGTTGGGCCCACAATTCCTGGTGACGTTCGCTGTATTTGCCCGCCAAGGAGTCATTTCGTTCGTAACCCCGCCACAAGCCCAAAGAGATTTGTGGGGTGTAACCGACAAACCAATAATCATAGGCATCACTGGTCGTTCCTGTTTTGCCGGCTACATCCAGCGAACCCAGGCGGCGGCCAATGCGGCTGGCTGTGCCCGAGCGGACAACATCGCGCAGCATGTCAGTGATTAAGAAGGCGGTTTGAGGCGAAAAGATCTCAACCGGCTCCGGTTGGTGTTCATAAACGGTTTCTCCATCCATCGTTTCGATGCGTTCAATCAAATAGGGTTTGAGGTATTTTCCTTCATTGGCAAAGGTGGCAAAAGCAGCAGTTAGGGCTTCAACACTGACATTCCAGCCCCCGCCTCCGATCGCACCAGACAGCTCATGCAAGTGCTCTTCTTTAAACATGGTTAAGTTCATCTTGTGCAAATAGTCCAGCACCGCTTCACTGTTGTGGTTGCGGGCCATCTCCATCGCTTTGATGGCCGGGATGTTATAGGATTGCTCCAGCGCTTTCCGCACCGTCACCAGTCCGTGAAATCGCCGGTTGAAATTTTGGAACATATGGTAACCCCTGCTGCCGTCAGGGGCAAACAACGGCACATCATCGATGACAGAAGCGGGTTGCAGAACACCCAACTCAAAAGCGGGCGCATAATCCAGGATGGGTTTAATCGCTGATCCCGGCTGACGGACAGAACGGCTGAAATTTACCTGTGATTCATTGTAATCGCGTCCTTCAATCATGGCCAAAATGGCCCCGGTTTGATTGTTTATCAGGGTGCCGCCTACTTGTTCCAGAAGGCCCACTTCTTTTTCTTCCCCGGTTTCGGGATCCTCTACTGTTTTAGTTTGGATGCTGCTGCGCGGGCCAAATTGGGCTTCAGCCACTACACGCTGGAACGCTTCATACAGTTCTTTGTCAATCGTGGTGTAAATTTTATAACCGCCGCGAAACAGATCTTGACGGGCCTGTTCCCGGTATTGTTCCAGATTATCGACCTCGTGCCGCTCCAACCCTTCTTGTTCCAGACGCAAATCGAGCAGGATATCAATCGCTGCTTCTTCAATGGCAAACGTTAAATAGGGATAGTTTTCCACAATGGTGGGTTCGGGCTTAGCCAAACTCCCCTTAATATCGAAGGCCAGTGCTTCGTTATATTCTTGCTGCGTGATCCGGCCCGTCTCCAACATGCGTTCCAGGACATAGTTCATGCGCACCAAACCGCGCTCCAAGTTTTCTTCATTAATGGTTCCGTTACGGTTGAAGGGTGTGTATCGTCCCGGGGATTGAATCATGCCGGCAATATAGGCAGATTGGGCAATATTTAAGTCAGAGACACTGACCCCAAAAACACCTTCTGCCGCTGCACCTACCCCCTCTATATTGGTACCGTTGGCGTTATAACCGAGGTAAACGACATTGATGTATGCTTCCAATATATCTTCTTTGGAAAACATTCTTTCCACACGCATAGCTAACAGCAGCTCGTTGAACTTGCGGTCATAGGTACGTTCAGCGGTTAACAATTGGTTTTTGACCAGCTGTTGTGTCACCGTACTGCCCCCGGTACCCTTTCCGGGAGAGCTTAACTCTTCCAGCACGGCCCGGCCCAAGGCGCGGATATTAATACCCTTGTGTTCAAAAAATTCATTGTCTTCAGTCGCTAGTATGGCGTCAATAAGATAGAGGGAGACTTCTTCAATATCGACCGGTTGCCGGTGAACTTCGGTGCGCAAGTAGCCAATAAACTCATTGTTCCTGAAATAAACTTCCCCTGTCTGTTGAATGTTATAAATATCTTCCTTGATTTCTTCATAGCTGCGTATCGGCTCATCATGAACAAAAGAGGCGAAATAGCCTGCGGCGACCCCTCCGGCAAACAAGAGTCCCATCACCAGCAGGACAAACAGCACTTGGGTAACAAGCCAGGTGACTTTCAAGAGATAAACCCATCGCTTCTGTTTGACCACTTGTCCTTTTTCATTGTTTTGCTTTTGATCATTCGCCATGCTCCGATTCCTCCCTAAATATCAACGCTATTATATCACAAGCTGTTTTGCTGGGGCTAATCATTGACTTTTATGAGGGGACATGCTATGTTTGAGCATTATGGGGATGGTGTTCAGGCATAGGTCTAACGCTACTGTACAGTGAAACGCAGGAGAAAGGGGAATGGGAGACAGATGTCGGAACAAATCAGCTTAACGCCAGCACAACAGAAAGAGGTGGACAGACAGTTCGAGATTTTGAAACGGGGTGTTGTCGAAATTGTACCGGAAGAAGGGCTGAAACAAAAACTGGCCCGCTCAATTGCCACGGACACACCGCTTAAAGTGAAACTTGGCGTCGATCCGACAGCACCAGATATTCACCTGGGCCATACAGTGGTCATTCAAAAACTGCGCCAGTTTCAGGAATTGGGTCATACCGTCCAGTTTTTGATCGGCGATTTTACGGCCCGTATTGGTGATCCCACAGGCAGATCGGAAACGCGGAAGCCCCTGACCGAAGAACAGGTCAAACAAAATGCCAAAACCTATGTCCAACAGTACGCCAAGATTTTAGATATGTCCAAAACGGAACTGCATTATAACAGCAAATGGCTCTCTGTCCTGAATTTTGCCGATGTGCTTGAACTGGCTGCCAAAACAACGGTGGCCCGCATGCTGGAACGGGATGATTTTGAGAAGCGTTACCGGGCAAATCAGGCCATCAGCCTGCATGAATTTTTCTATCCGCTGATGCAAGGCTATGATTCCGTGGCTTTAGAATGTGACGTTGAATTGGGGGGCACTGACCAGAAATTTAACCTGTTGATGGGGCGCCATCTGCAGAAAGAGTACGGTCAAGAGCCCCAGGTTGCCATTATGACCCCGCTCTTGGAAGGGCTGGACGGGGTACAAAAAATGAGTAAAAGCCTGGGCAATTATATCGGCATTGATGAGGAGCCCAATGAGATTTACGGCAAAACGATGTCCATTCCTGATGAGCTGATGATCAAGTATTACGAATTGGTCACCCGGCTTCCATTGGAAGAAGTGAAGCGTATAGAGGCTGGTTTAAAGTCCGGAGAGATTCATCCCCGTGACGCGAAAATGAGACTGGCTAAAACGCTTGTGGCGATGTATCACGGAGACGAGGCCGCGGAACAGGCAGAGGAACACTTTAAAACCGTTTTCCAGAAGCGGGATCTTCCTGAGGACATGCCCGAAAAAGAATGGACAGGTGTTTCCCCTGTTAACATTGTTGATTTGTTGCACGGCTTGGACATGGTGGCCTCCAAAGGGGAAGGCAGACGGATGGTACAGCAGGGTGCCGTGCGCATCAATGGCGACAGAGTGGATGATATCCAGGAGGAAGTGAATGTGCAGGCAGGAATGATTGTTCAAGTTGGCAAGCGCAAGTTTGTACGGATAAAAT containing:
- a CDS encoding 5'-methylthioadenosine/adenosylhomocysteine nucleosidase, with the translated sequence MTQIIGIMGAMKEEIELFLKAMADIQEKQRAEITFYQGRMHEKDVILCQSGVGKVNASVCTQILIDDYDVDYIIFTGVAGGVDPQLNIGDIVISTECQQHDIDASPVGFKKGEIPFAETSVFKADPFLIRLAESYRPEEDTVQIVKGKILSGDQFIADPEHVEQLYHMFNGSCVEMEGAAVAQVCHLNQVPFVIIRSLSDKADRKANINFAEFTKVAARRSYELVDHMLKHWQTVSTA
- a CDS encoding transglycosylase domain-containing protein; protein product: MANDQKQNNEKGQVVKQKRWVYLLKVTWLVTQVLFVLLVMGLLFAGGVAAGYFASFVHDEPIRSYEEIKEDIYNIQQTGEVYFRNNEFIGYLRTEVHRQPVDIEEVSLYLIDAILATEDNEFFEHKGINIRALGRAVLEELSSPGKGTGGSTVTQQLVKNQLLTAERTYDRKFNELLLAMRVERMFSKEDILEAYINVVYLGYNANGTNIEGVGAAAEGVFGVSVSDLNIAQSAYIAGMIQSPGRYTPFNRNGTINEENLERGLVRMNYVLERMLETGRITQQEYNEALAFDIKGSLAKPEPTIVENYPYLTFAIEEAAIDILLDLRLEQEGLERHEVDNLEQYREQARQDLFRGGYKIYTTIDKELYEAFQRVVAEAQFGPRSSIQTKTVEDPETGEEKEVGLLEQVGGTLINNQTGAILAMIEGRDYNESQVNFSRSVRQPGSAIKPILDYAPAFELGVLQPASVIDDVPLFAPDGSRGYHMFQNFNRRFHGLVTVRKALEQSYNIPAIKAMEMARNHNSEAVLDYLHKMNLTMFKEEHLHELSGAIGGGGWNVSVEALTAAFATFANEGKYLKPYLIERIETMDGETVYEHQPEPVEIFSPQTAFLITDMLRDVVRSGTASRIGRRLGSLDVAGKTGTTSDAYDYWFVGYTPQISLGLWRGYERNDSLAGKYSERHQELWAQLIQTVRDIRPELVDAQARFKQPEGIVRRTVCSKSGLLPSKLCQQQAWLVTDYFNAKFVPTKTDDRVVEARIITVNDQRYLAKATTPDDLVEKGIYVLTEKINYPPGWSERYKPLDWEIRAPAEEDPRQENGKVPAAPDNVQAKRSGGGITVSWSKVNESDLAGYRVYRAGDDGQFKHIASVLLHEETVYQDNTVSGRDYAYYVTAVDIAGQESEPSAIAVSNAQDPDQFFLPDPPSQPAGLNGQGGELSVQLSWQANPGDEQVEYYQVYYAANAQGPFKPLGQTHGTSYTHTSLADAGDYWFYVTAVNRAGESPPSKAVRVKVTGPPPAEPEPPGDGNRDGRGGNGDGNDNDPKPGNGDGNGNGNGNGKPPREGNGNGDGGNEQQDGGDNGNNEVHKTKGMASASHPFLCVHGAVYLFC
- the tyrS gene encoding tyrosine--tRNA ligase codes for the protein MSEQISLTPAQQKEVDRQFEILKRGVVEIVPEEGLKQKLARSIATDTPLKVKLGVDPTAPDIHLGHTVVIQKLRQFQELGHTVQFLIGDFTARIGDPTGRSETRKPLTEEQVKQNAKTYVQQYAKILDMSKTELHYNSKWLSVLNFADVLELAAKTTVARMLERDDFEKRYRANQAISLHEFFYPLMQGYDSVALECDVELGGTDQKFNLLMGRHLQKEYGQEPQVAIMTPLLEGLDGVQKMSKSLGNYIGIDEEPNEIYGKTMSIPDELMIKYYELVTRLPLEEVKRIEAGLKSGEIHPRDAKMRLAKTLVAMYHGDEAAEQAEEHFKTVFQKRDLPEDMPEKEWTGVSPVNIVDLLHGLDMVASKGEGRRMVQQGAVRINGDRVDDIQEEVNVQAGMIVQVGKRKFVRIK